A portion of the Mus pahari chromosome 17, PAHARI_EIJ_v1.1, whole genome shotgun sequence genome contains these proteins:
- the Tnfrsf11b gene encoding tumor necrosis factor receptor superfamily member 11B, protein MNKWLCCALLVLLDIIEWTTQETLPPKYLHYDPETGHQLLCDKCAPGTYLKQHCTVRRKTLCVPCPDHSYTDSWHTSDECVYCSPVCKELQSVKQECNRTHNRVCECEEGRYLELEFCLKHRSCPPGSGVVQVGTPERNTVCKRCPDGFFSGETSSKAPCRKHTNCSTLGLLLIQKGNATHDNVCSGNREATPKCGIDVTLCEEAFFRFAVPTKIIPNWLSVLVDSLPGTKVNAESVERIKRRHSSQEQTFQLLKLWKHQNRDQEMVKKIIQDIDLCESSVQRHIGHANLTTEQLRALMESLPGKKISPEEIERTRKTCKSSEQLLKLLSLWRIKNGDQDTLKGLMYALKHLKTSHFPKTVTHSLRKTMRFLHSFTMYRLYQKLFLEMIGNQVQTVKISCL, encoded by the exons CTCCTGGACATCATTGAATGGACGACCCAGGAAACCCTCCCTCCAAAGTACTTGCATTATGATCCAGAAACCGGCCATCAGCTCCTGTGTGACAAATGTGCTCCTGGCACCTACCTAAAACAGCACTGCACAGTGAGGAGGAAGACACTGTGTGTCCCTTGCCCTGACCACTCTTATACGGACAGCTGGCACACCAGTGATGAGTGCGTGTATTGCAGCCCAGTGTGCAAGGAACTGCAGTCTGTGAAGCAGGAGTGCAACCGCACCCACAAccgagtgtgtgagtgtgaggaaGGGCGCTACCTGGAGCTCGAATTCTGCTTGAAGCACCGGAGCTGTCCCCCAGGATCAGGCGTGGTGCAAGTTG GAACCCCAGAGCGAAACACAGTTTGCAAAAGATGTCCAGATGGGTTCTTCTCAGGCGAAACGTCATCGAAAGCGCCCTGTAGGAAACACACGAACTGCAGCACACTTGGCCTCCTGCTAATTCAGAAAGGAAATGCAACACACGACAACGTGTGTTCTGGAAATAGAGAAGCAACGCCAAAGTGTGGAATAG ATGTCACCCTGTGTGAAGAGGCTTTCTTCAGGTTTGCTGTTCCTACTAAGATTATACCAAATTGGCTGAGTGTTTTAGTGGACAGTTTACCTGGGACCAAAGTGAATGCCGAGAGTGTAGAGAGGATCAAACGGCGACACAGCTCACAAGAACAAACCTTCCAGCTGCTGAAGCTGTGGAAGCATCAAAACCGAGACCAGGAGATGGTGAAGAAGATCATCCAAG ACATTGACCTCTGTGAAAGCAGTGTGCAGCGGCATATCGGCCATGCGAACCTCACCACAGAGCAGCTTCGTGCCTTGATGGAGAGCTTGCCCGGGAAGAAGATCAGCCCAGAAGAGATTGAGAGAACGAGAAAGACCTGCAAATCGAGCGAGCAGCTCCTGAAGCTCCTCAGCTTGTGGAGGATCAAAAATGGAGACCAAGACACCCTGAAGGGCCTGATGTATGCCCTCAAGCACTTGAAAACATCCCACTTTCCCAAAACCGTCACCCACAGTCTGCGGAAGACCATGAGGTTCCTGCACAGCTTCACAATGTACAGATTGTATCAGAAGCTCTTTTTAGAAATGATAGGGAATCAGGTTCAAACAGTGAAAATAAGCTGCTTATAA